In one window of Allorhodopirellula heiligendammensis DNA:
- a CDS encoding BNR-4 repeat-containing protein yields MIATATRDAILSVLILATSVSADSPPTAAATADGYRGLWYFNQRIGGEFVYKYSGGLGTYCAKHKPMAVYRPQVNKTFFCYGGVDADYIERFSAELDKGNLDGESPDGAIYHMVSYFDHTTGEVVRPTILCDKHTLDAHDNPVMTIDTEGYLWIYSTAHGRSRPAFVHKSKEPYDVRHFERVTPVDMASDRATPITNFSYMQAWHSDRQGFCFFYTKYDSFAKRKTLFAHSIDGLKWNTQHVADIEAGHYQISAVDDTKAATAFNYHPHEFAGHAGQKGLNWRTNLYYVETLDQGNTWQAADGTAVTLPLTDRDNAGLVHDYEQEELLVYMKDIALDGDGNPHILFITSKGYASGPANGPRTWRLARWTGDQWQIHDVTTSDNNYDMGSLYLHDDQSLTVIAPTEPGPQPFNPGGEIAMWKSRDGGVSWQSTQLTGGSPYNHTYVRRPVDAAPEFYGFWADGHGRKPSPSQLYFCDSAGNVFRLPKHMHSDSQAPEQVKFEQN; encoded by the coding sequence TTGATTGCAACAGCTACCCGCGACGCCATCTTGAGCGTGCTCATACTCGCCACGTCGGTGTCGGCCGACAGTCCGCCCACAGCGGCTGCCACCGCCGATGGTTATCGTGGACTGTGGTATTTCAACCAACGCATCGGCGGTGAATTTGTTTACAAGTACAGCGGTGGGCTCGGCACTTACTGCGCGAAACACAAACCGATGGCGGTTTATCGACCGCAAGTCAACAAAACCTTCTTCTGCTACGGCGGCGTCGATGCCGACTACATCGAGAGGTTCAGCGCCGAGTTGGACAAGGGGAATCTTGACGGTGAATCGCCCGATGGAGCCATCTATCACATGGTTTCTTACTTCGACCACACTACCGGAGAAGTCGTCCGTCCTACGATTCTGTGTGATAAGCATACCCTCGATGCCCATGATAACCCCGTCATGACCATCGATACCGAAGGCTACCTGTGGATCTACTCGACAGCTCACGGCCGGTCGCGTCCCGCCTTTGTTCATAAGAGCAAAGAACCCTATGACGTTCGGCATTTTGAACGGGTGACTCCGGTCGACATGGCCAGCGACAGGGCGACACCCATCACCAACTTTTCATACATGCAGGCCTGGCACAGCGATCGCCAAGGTTTCTGCTTCTTTTACACCAAGTACGACAGCTTTGCCAAACGCAAGACCCTGTTCGCCCACAGCATCGACGGACTCAAATGGAATACACAGCATGTTGCCGACATCGAAGCTGGGCATTACCAAATCAGTGCCGTCGATGACACCAAAGCAGCAACCGCATTCAACTACCACCCCCACGAGTTTGCTGGACACGCCGGTCAGAAAGGTTTGAACTGGCGAACGAACCTGTACTATGTCGAAACGTTGGACCAAGGAAACACGTGGCAGGCCGCCGATGGCACCGCGGTGACGCTCCCGCTGACCGACCGCGACAATGCGGGCCTGGTTCACGACTACGAGCAAGAAGAATTGCTTGTGTACATGAAGGACATTGCCTTGGACGGCGATGGCAACCCGCACATCCTATTCATCACCTCCAAAGGTTATGCGTCTGGACCGGCAAATGGGCCGCGCACCTGGCGGTTGGCCCGCTGGACGGGGGATCAATGGCAGATTCACGACGTCACCACCTCAGACAACAATTACGACATGGGGTCATTGTACCTGCACGACGATCAATCGCTGACTGTGATTGCACCAACCGAGCCGGGACCGCAGCCATTCAATCCCGGCGGCGAAATCGCGATGTGGAAGAGCCGCGATGGCGGCGTCTCGTGGCAATCAACTCAGTTGACCGGCGGTAGCCCTTACAACCACACGTACGTGCGACGGCCTGTCGATGCTGCTCCCGAGTTCTACGGTTTCTGGGCCGACGGGCACGGCCGTAAGCCCTCGCCGTCCCAGTTGTATTTCTGCGATTCCGCAGGCAACGTCTTCCGGTTGCCAAAGCACATGCACAGCGACAGCCAAGCTCCCGAACAAGTGAAATTCGAGCAGAACTAG
- a CDS encoding PTS sugar transporter subunit IIA: MEDLDIPQLAEYLHVTPDQITKMVTRGNLPGRKISGQWRFNEAEIHHWLEERIGLSDPDELDRVRRVLHRRDDAPPQSLSDMCSIDTIANPLTARTRGSVIRGMSNLAATTGMLWDAPAMAEAVAEREKLHPTALDNGVALLHPRRPQTSILADSVLALGICQAGLPFSDRGQLTDIFFLICSYDDSSHLRILAKLSRLVSDDAFLEGLRSSDSPGDAWLILKEAEAAVDENLSL; encoded by the coding sequence ATGGAAGACCTCGATATCCCCCAACTCGCCGAGTATCTGCACGTCACTCCGGACCAAATCACAAAGATGGTCACCCGAGGAAATCTGCCGGGACGCAAGATCAGTGGACAGTGGCGATTCAACGAAGCGGAAATTCACCATTGGCTCGAAGAACGCATCGGTTTAAGTGATCCCGATGAACTCGACCGGGTTCGTCGGGTACTGCATCGCCGCGATGACGCGCCGCCGCAGAGTCTCAGCGATATGTGCTCGATTGACACGATTGCCAATCCACTGACAGCGCGAACTCGAGGCAGTGTGATCCGCGGAATGAGCAACTTGGCCGCCACGACCGGGATGCTGTGGGACGCTCCAGCGATGGCCGAGGCCGTTGCTGAACGCGAAAAGCTCCATCCAACTGCTCTTGATAATGGTGTCGCGTTGTTGCACCCACGTCGGCCTCAAACTTCCATACTCGCTGACTCGGTACTTGCTCTTGGCATCTGCCAAGCTGGGTTGCCGTTTTCAGATCGCGGGCAGTTGACCGACATTTTCTTCTTAATCTGCTCTTACGACGACTCCAGCCACCTTCGTATCTTGGCGAAACTCAGCCGTCTCGTGTCGGACGATGCGTTTTTGGAAGGGCTTCGCTCGAGCGATTCCCCTGGGGACGCGTGGTTGATTTTGAAAGAAGCCGAAGCGGCCGTCGATGAAAACCTCTCACTCTAA
- a CDS encoding NPCBM/NEW2 domain-containing protein codes for MAAVYAEATAKKIRHPQREQKEMNDQVKRLQATLHPRSRRSLTLTALMLLLCPAADAIPQQIMTTAEQAELANKRLEKYHENQPLPSQRRLRFAYFLPSDREPAAHYRERLTRVLDSMTEFYAEQIASYGLTAQPVALDRDEDGLLRFTEVRGERPWQAYNTKEPASGAMIYSECLPALRAAGIEPTQETIAVFTAVMDWDSERMRFRQRSPYQVNGDAFTQTGMKFSVSSEGEVNTESLRERLVLAPVLANLRIGAAGEAARLTAAIPDEEPAKALALPMLTPPSQRPLAPDADARSWSLCDLRPASATVGWRTPAFDYSPEDLWIEVTGTVRRRGIFAHASSAYTWNLGGDWKSLTATCAVSDGPPGSVVFVVRVNGQETWRSPVTRPGQLVPCKLNISGANKLELIVEDAGDGTHRDHGYWLDPMIAK; via the coding sequence ATGGCTGCAGTGTATGCTGAGGCGACCGCGAAGAAAATTCGGCATCCACAGCGTGAACAAAAAGAAATGAACGATCAGGTCAAACGGTTGCAAGCAACACTTCACCCGCGTTCCCGGCGGAGTCTCACGCTCACAGCGTTGATGTTATTGCTCTGTCCGGCCGCAGACGCCATCCCGCAACAAATCATGACGACAGCGGAGCAGGCAGAATTAGCCAACAAACGCCTTGAGAAGTACCATGAAAATCAGCCCCTGCCGTCGCAGCGCCGATTGCGATTCGCGTATTTTCTGCCCTCCGATCGCGAGCCTGCAGCCCATTATCGGGAGCGACTAACACGAGTCCTGGATTCGATGACCGAGTTCTACGCTGAGCAAATCGCTAGCTACGGTTTAACTGCTCAGCCCGTCGCGTTGGACCGCGACGAGGATGGATTGCTTCGATTCACCGAGGTCCGAGGCGAGCGGCCTTGGCAGGCCTACAATACGAAGGAACCGGCGTCCGGTGCCATGATCTATTCGGAATGCCTGCCCGCATTGCGAGCCGCTGGAATCGAACCCACTCAAGAAACGATCGCCGTCTTCACCGCCGTGATGGACTGGGACAGCGAGCGAATGAGATTTCGGCAACGTTCTCCCTACCAGGTCAACGGAGACGCTTTTACGCAAACTGGCATGAAGTTTTCGGTTTCAAGCGAAGGGGAGGTGAATACCGAATCGCTGCGTGAGCGACTCGTTCTCGCCCCCGTTTTAGCGAACCTGCGAATCGGCGCAGCCGGCGAGGCCGCGCGTCTCACCGCTGCGATTCCCGACGAGGAGCCCGCCAAGGCTCTGGCCCTGCCGATGCTCACGCCACCTAGTCAACGTCCCCTTGCGCCCGATGCCGACGCTCGCTCATGGTCACTCTGTGACTTGCGTCCGGCGTCTGCCACCGTCGGCTGGCGAACTCCCGCGTTCGACTACAGCCCTGAAGATTTATGGATTGAGGTCACCGGAACCGTGAGGCGTCGAGGAATCTTCGCGCACGCCAGTTCTGCTTATACTTGGAACCTTGGCGGAGACTGGAAATCGCTGACCGCGACCTGTGCCGTCAGTGACGGCCCGCCTGGCTCGGTCGTCTTCGTCGTGCGAGTCAATGGCCAGGAAACCTGGCGCAGCCCCGTGACGCGCCCCGGCCAATTGGTGCCCTGCAAATTAAACATCTCGGGGGCCAACAAGCTCGAATTGATTGTCGAAGACGCCGGCGACGGAACCCACCGCGATCACGGCTACTGGCTGGACCCGATGATCGCAAAATAG
- a CDS encoding pyroglutamyl-peptidase I translates to MIRVLLTAFEPYDRWPDNASWLALIDLTRWYDGPVEIVTRRYPVDLGRMSEKLRAELQEDYDFAVHCGQAPGSSRLRLESIGLNLRTDGSEILSDAPAAYRSPLPLSAVAAQIREAGIPAAVSHHAGTYLCNAALFLSQHYISSFGMRTASAFVHIPLAPAQVARDNSDSPSMSTPMVSAALAIMIQQLSEQRC, encoded by the coding sequence GTGATTCGCGTCCTGCTCACCGCCTTCGAACCGTACGACCGCTGGCCCGACAATGCCAGTTGGCTGGCCTTGATCGATTTGACACGCTGGTATGATGGCCCCGTTGAAATCGTGACCCGCCGGTATCCTGTGGATCTGGGACGCATGAGCGAAAAGTTACGTGCGGAACTGCAAGAGGATTACGATTTCGCTGTGCACTGTGGGCAAGCACCTGGCTCTTCGCGACTGCGGCTCGAATCGATTGGCCTGAACCTGCGGACCGACGGCAGCGAGATTCTTTCCGATGCCCCGGCCGCCTATCGCAGCCCGCTGCCCTTGTCGGCCGTCGCCGCTCAAATTCGCGAAGCCGGTATTCCCGCGGCCGTCTCCCACCACGCTGGTACCTATTTGTGCAATGCCGCGCTCTTCCTGAGCCAACACTACATCAGCTCGTTTGGCATGCGAACGGCATCCGCCTTCGTCCATATCCCGCTTGCGCCCGCCCAGGTCGCTCGTGATAATTCAGATTCGCCGAGCATGAGCACGCCGATGGTCAGCGCAGCCCTCGCTATCATGATCCAACAGCTATCGGAACAACGCTGCTGA
- a CDS encoding ABC transporter permease subunit → MINPLIQRELYGILRSPRAMIVLMCLTFAFSISVLTRWPADASVDLSGIQSLEVFRVFGYGLLAGVVFLVPAFPATSVVNEKNQGTLALLLNSPLTAFSIYFGKISGVLLFSVLVLLCSLPASAACFAMGGISLTGQLGLLYLILMLLVIQYATLGMLVSSYVQTADAGVRITYTIVLGMCFLTLVPAAFFPGADGAISTLASWLRNLSPIPSVMEIMRQGDVGSAGLKATSATRQFIVVTLLSSGIFASITLSRFNYRIFDRSRAKGVITHERGRAARTARRLFYLIDPQRRKRGIPWYLNPVMVKEFRCRKFGRSQWLLRLISVCAVASVLVTFAAATSATSWGVETIGGLMVMLQVVLVVVLTPSLASGLISGEREGSGWELLRLTPLSPFRIVSGKILSVAWTLGLVLMATLPGYLMMILIQPVMWLQVNLVLVCLVWTAIEALSLSAAIGSLFRSTAVSTTAAYVAVIAVFLTPMLVWLGRDAPFGHDAVQTVLLATPVGAALNVIGAPGFENYDLLPLAWWVAGSVSALMLGVLGLQVWRLSRAV, encoded by the coding sequence GTGATCAACCCTTTGATCCAACGAGAGTTATACGGAATCTTGCGATCGCCGCGCGCGATGATCGTGTTGATGTGCTTGACCTTTGCGTTTTCCATCTCCGTGCTCACTCGCTGGCCGGCCGATGCGTCGGTAGACCTCAGTGGAATTCAATCGCTAGAAGTTTTTCGAGTGTTCGGTTACGGGCTACTTGCCGGTGTGGTCTTCCTCGTCCCTGCATTTCCTGCCACTTCGGTCGTCAACGAAAAAAACCAAGGCACGCTGGCGCTGCTGCTGAACTCGCCACTGACTGCATTTTCGATCTATTTCGGAAAGATTTCAGGCGTCTTGCTGTTCAGCGTTCTCGTACTGCTGTGCAGCTTGCCAGCTTCGGCGGCGTGCTTTGCCATGGGTGGGATCAGCCTCACTGGCCAGTTGGGACTGCTGTATCTGATCTTGATGTTGCTCGTAATTCAGTATGCCACCCTTGGAATGTTAGTCAGCAGCTACGTGCAAACAGCCGACGCGGGCGTTCGCATCACCTACACCATCGTGCTGGGCATGTGTTTCTTGACGCTCGTGCCCGCGGCGTTTTTCCCCGGTGCAGACGGTGCGATTTCAACCTTGGCAAGTTGGCTTCGCAATCTCTCCCCGATCCCATCAGTGATGGAAATCATGCGACAGGGCGACGTGGGTTCGGCAGGTTTGAAGGCGACATCGGCAACCCGTCAGTTCATCGTTGTAACCCTGCTGAGCAGCGGCATTTTCGCATCGATTACCTTGTCGCGATTCAATTACCGAATTTTTGATCGATCGCGTGCCAAGGGAGTGATTACCCACGAACGCGGACGGGCCGCCCGCACCGCTCGACGATTGTTTTATCTTATCGACCCCCAACGTCGCAAACGCGGGATTCCCTGGTACCTCAATCCCGTGATGGTGAAAGAGTTCCGCTGCCGAAAGTTTGGGCGATCGCAGTGGTTGCTGCGATTAATTTCAGTCTGCGCGGTTGCCTCCGTCCTGGTTACTTTCGCCGCCGCTACCAGTGCAACTTCTTGGGGCGTCGAGACGATCGGCGGATTGATGGTGATGCTGCAGGTCGTCTTGGTCGTGGTTCTCACGCCGAGCCTGGCGTCGGGATTGATCAGTGGCGAACGCGAGGGCAGCGGGTGGGAGCTATTGCGATTGACTCCGCTCTCTCCGTTCCGCATCGTTAGCGGAAAGATCCTGAGCGTGGCCTGGACGTTAGGATTGGTTCTGATGGCGACGCTGCCGGGATACTTGATGATGATCTTGATCCAACCGGTGATGTGGCTGCAGGTCAATCTGGTACTGGTTTGCTTAGTCTGGACCGCGATTGAAGCCTTGTCGCTCAGCGCGGCGATCGGCAGCCTATTTCGCAGCACAGCGGTGTCGACGACGGCAGCCTACGTTGCCGTCATCGCAGTCTTCCTCACTCCGATGTTGGTATGGCTGGGACGCGATGCACCGTTCGGACACGATGCAGTGCAAACCGTGTTGCTCGCGACCCCAGTCGGGGCGGCGCTGAATGTGATCGGGGCGCCCGGTTTCGAAAATTATGATTTGCTGCCGCTGGCATGGTGGGTCGCAGGCAGCGTTTCCGCCCTCATGTTGGGCGTTCTGGGACTACAGGTATGGCGGTTGAGCCGGGCAGTATGA
- a CDS encoding YbjN domain-containing protein — MSAQVDQLSAYLDRGTIVYDQDDERGLFRMLFEGKHGDLRVAMIIDESMLQVFTHPANKIPASHRQLITEAITRANYGLKLGSFEMDLEDGELRYQTALPLGEDFPEDDVIDHVLYVGGAMIDRYMPAFLSIIYGNEDVKLAITAAEL, encoded by the coding sequence ATGTCAGCTCAAGTCGATCAGCTCAGCGCGTACCTGGATCGAGGTACCATCGTCTATGACCAGGACGACGAGCGGGGCCTATTTCGAATGTTGTTCGAAGGCAAACACGGCGATCTGCGGGTGGCAATGATTATCGACGAATCGATGCTGCAGGTATTCACCCATCCCGCCAACAAGATTCCAGCGAGCCATCGGCAATTGATCACCGAGGCAATCACGCGGGCCAATTATGGTTTGAAACTCGGCAGTTTTGAGATGGATTTGGAAGACGGCGAATTGCGGTACCAAACCGCCTTACCGCTGGGTGAAGATTTTCCCGAGGATGACGTGATCGACCATGTCCTGTACGTCGGTGGCGCGATGATCGATCGCTACATGCCGGCTTTTCTGTCGATCATCTACGGCAACGAGGATGTGAAACTGGCCATTACGGCAGCGGAATTGTAG
- a CDS encoding ABC transporter ATP-binding protein, translating to MSSSETVVETNALTKRYENFTALDSLTMRVGKGEILGFIGPNGAGKTTTIRILVGLSKPTSGTATIAGANCLTESRKIKRLVGYMPDDFGAYPNMRVSEYLDFFGAAYGIGRSPRIKRIDEVLDITGATYMHDLYVDALSRGMQQRVAIARTLMHDPQVLILDEPANGLDPQARIDMRVMLLRLSDMGKTLIVTSHILPELARICNVVAMITKGKLRAFGTLDDIMRDVQQRRTFEIMLISNEQVERVGEIVRRWLQEHAGDALFDVADVVCAKTEMMVRFSTHLNDREVAPLLSHLVSQGETVVQFREVATDLEDAFLSVANAGDESDHVAAGTPASGVVTTASAAEVDA from the coding sequence GTGAGCAGCTCAGAAACGGTTGTGGAAACAAACGCTTTGACCAAGCGTTACGAAAACTTTACGGCGCTCGATTCGTTGACGATGCGTGTCGGCAAGGGGGAGATTCTCGGCTTCATCGGCCCCAATGGCGCTGGAAAGACCACGACGATTCGAATCTTGGTGGGACTGTCAAAACCAACCAGTGGCACCGCTACGATCGCGGGTGCCAACTGCTTGACCGAATCTCGCAAGATCAAACGACTCGTCGGCTACATGCCGGACGACTTCGGTGCCTATCCCAACATGCGCGTGAGTGAATACCTCGACTTCTTTGGCGCTGCGTACGGCATCGGTCGTAGTCCGCGGATAAAGCGAATTGATGAAGTTCTCGATATCACCGGCGCGACGTACATGCACGACCTGTATGTCGACGCGCTCAGCCGCGGCATGCAGCAGCGGGTGGCGATCGCGCGAACATTGATGCATGACCCCCAAGTATTGATTCTTGACGAACCCGCCAACGGCCTCGATCCGCAAGCCCGTATCGATATGCGGGTGATGTTGTTACGCCTGTCCGATATGGGCAAGACTCTCATCGTGACAAGTCATATCCTGCCGGAATTGGCGCGGATCTGTAACGTCGTCGCGATGATCACCAAAGGTAAACTGCGGGCGTTCGGGACCCTCGATGACATCATGCGAGATGTCCAGCAACGACGAACATTTGAAATCATGCTGATATCAAATGAGCAAGTGGAACGAGTGGGCGAGATTGTTCGACGTTGGCTCCAGGAACACGCGGGCGACGCCCTCTTCGATGTCGCTGACGTGGTCTGTGCGAAGACGGAGATGATGGTCCGATTTTCAACGCACCTGAATGATCGTGAAGTTGCACCGCTCCTGTCCCACCTGGTCAGTCAAGGCGAAACTGTCGTCCAGTTTAGGGAGGTTGCGACTGATCTTGAGGATGCCTTCCTCTCCGTCGCAAACGCCGGCGATGAGAGTGACCATGTCGCCGCCGGCACGCCGGCGAGTGGTGTCGTGACCACGGCATCCGCGGCGGAGGTCGACGCGTGA
- a CDS encoding HEAT repeat domain-containing protein, which translates to MKNMNLITQFPARVLSLIVIALAVVLPQRVLAIDPFAEYDMAMYQRPAFPPIQVDQVFSDGLLELWTKALNRPDVELQRMVIDSLSIAHQGGLPGADGLRPKLRELMTVPDQNLDLVRSAAHALIVLESKTDAALLGDTAILHGGTVAQMIEPALANWQSDAMKDVWLERLRSSISSPSSLLRAIHGLGELDATEAHDPLVELVKQRRTSMRIRLAAARALARLGSPELIELAAAIQSENSMTETLTAILAIELLQGETGDEAYPLLENLLDHPSVAVQSGALTQLLRMDPHRVDAHLSDYVNSRDPGIRLACARSMIATQKFERIRILAAMLDDENPMLRREVAAGLVKLGKQPDLHAEVCQRVADVLAKDSWRGCEQATVVLARMDYEPAGQRMVELLAHPRGEVKVATAWGLTQLRVTDLLPAMLDRAETVHEAFQSGDLNDSIPGLSDQVAHLFIAMGDQEYDAAAPLMRSYLPKNFALGQHSRAAAAWALGLIHENDPQHDLIAIMLERLNDTESLEPETAEVRQMCAVSIGRMNAESALPNLRENAGSEAAASRACDWAIERMTGEPVPVFTAHRSEVGGWFLSPIPDSSQ; encoded by the coding sequence ATGAAAAACATGAACTTGATCACGCAATTCCCTGCCCGCGTCCTCAGTTTGATCGTTATCGCACTGGCAGTCGTGCTTCCCCAACGCGTCCTCGCGATCGATCCTTTCGCTGAATATGACATGGCCATGTATCAGCGGCCTGCGTTCCCGCCTATCCAAGTCGATCAGGTGTTTTCCGATGGACTGCTCGAACTATGGACCAAGGCGCTCAATCGCCCCGACGTGGAACTTCAGCGGATGGTGATCGACAGTCTGTCCATCGCCCATCAAGGTGGACTGCCGGGCGCCGACGGCTTGCGTCCGAAGCTGCGAGAACTGATGACCGTGCCCGACCAGAACCTGGACCTGGTCCGTTCAGCTGCGCATGCCCTGATCGTGCTGGAATCAAAAACGGATGCGGCTCTCCTCGGAGACACCGCGATCCTCCATGGCGGTACGGTCGCCCAAATGATCGAACCCGCCTTGGCCAACTGGCAGTCCGACGCCATGAAGGATGTCTGGCTGGAGCGGCTACGTTCATCGATATCGAGCCCATCCAGCTTACTTCGAGCGATCCACGGTCTCGGCGAACTGGACGCCACCGAAGCCCACGATCCATTGGTGGAACTCGTCAAACAACGCCGGACCTCGATGCGCATTCGACTCGCTGCCGCCCGTGCCCTGGCAAGATTGGGTTCGCCAGAACTGATCGAGTTGGCGGCAGCGATTCAAAGCGAGAACTCGATGACCGAAACGTTGACCGCAATCCTCGCAATCGAGTTACTCCAAGGAGAAACCGGCGACGAAGCGTATCCATTACTTGAGAACCTACTGGATCACCCCAGTGTTGCCGTCCAGTCCGGGGCGTTGACGCAGTTGCTGAGAATGGATCCGCACCGAGTCGACGCACATCTCAGTGATTATGTGAACAGTCGCGATCCGGGTATTCGCTTGGCATGCGCGCGCTCCATGATAGCGACGCAGAAATTCGAGCGAATCCGAATTCTGGCAGCGATGTTGGATGACGAAAACCCGATGCTGCGTCGCGAGGTGGCCGCGGGGCTCGTGAAGCTTGGCAAACAGCCAGACCTGCATGCGGAGGTTTGCCAGCGAGTTGCTGACGTTCTCGCGAAAGACTCGTGGCGAGGTTGCGAACAGGCAACGGTGGTATTGGCAAGAATGGACTACGAGCCCGCTGGGCAGCGAATGGTGGAACTGTTAGCCCACCCGCGTGGTGAAGTGAAAGTTGCGACGGCGTGGGGGCTGACGCAGTTGCGGGTCACTGACCTATTGCCCGCGATGCTAGATCGTGCCGAAACGGTCCACGAGGCATTCCAGTCTGGTGACCTCAATGACTCCATCCCCGGCCTTTCCGACCAGGTCGCGCATCTGTTCATCGCCATGGGTGATCAGGAGTACGATGCCGCCGCACCTCTGATGCGTTCCTATCTGCCGAAAAATTTCGCGTTGGGGCAACATTCGCGGGCAGCCGCCGCGTGGGCCCTCGGTCTGATCCACGAGAATGATCCACAACACGATTTAATCGCAATTATGCTTGAGCGGCTCAACGACACCGAGTCGCTCGAACCCGAGACGGCCGAGGTTCGGCAGATGTGCGCGGTGAGTATCGGCCGCATGAACGCAGAATCGGCTCTGCCCAACCTGCGAGAAAACGCGGGCTCGGAAGCGGCCGCGTCCCGCGCGTGCGATTGGGCCATTGAACGGATGACTGGCGAACCCGTCCCGGTGTTCACAGCTCACCGCAGCGAAGTGGGCGGATGGTTCCTCTCACCGATCCCCGACTCTTCGCAGTAG
- a CDS encoding (5-formylfuran-3-yl)methyl phosphate synthase, protein MSTSPATPDPRRCSQLLVSVRNLEEAQIVAAARVDVIDFKEPRSGPLAPVDAGVWSSAARALPDAVLSAALGESSTAVALAGHVPPVFRFAKVGPSQQRTPSQLERLWGELPLPGSVELVPVAYADHQAADCLELEGVLDSVIATGRGRLLIDTYGKDGRSLTDHFGAMDLAKLIARARAAGIWIALAGSLQLDQVKQLVQQGVVADCWGVRGDVCVRGVAPAQQRAGALDAGRVESWMQGLKLLALGPQHGAAAAPRVTGSAALFR, encoded by the coding sequence ATGTCGACATCACCAGCTACCCCCGATCCACGCCGCTGCTCGCAACTCTTGGTCAGCGTGCGCAATCTAGAAGAAGCCCAAATCGTGGCGGCAGCGAGAGTTGATGTGATTGACTTTAAGGAGCCTCGGTCGGGACCTCTGGCTCCGGTCGACGCCGGTGTTTGGAGCTCGGCCGCGCGAGCGTTGCCCGACGCCGTGCTGTCGGCCGCCCTGGGTGAGTCAAGCACGGCAGTCGCGTTGGCGGGACATGTTCCCCCGGTGTTTCGGTTTGCCAAGGTTGGTCCGAGCCAGCAGCGGACACCATCCCAGCTTGAGCGTCTGTGGGGCGAACTGCCACTCCCTGGCAGTGTCGAATTAGTGCCGGTCGCCTATGCCGATCACCAGGCTGCCGATTGCCTTGAATTGGAGGGCGTCCTCGACAGTGTCATCGCCACGGGGCGGGGCCGGTTGTTGATCGATACCTATGGCAAAGACGGTCGCTCGCTGACGGATCACTTCGGGGCGATGGATTTAGCGAAGCTGATCGCCCGGGCCAGGGCCGCCGGGATTTGGATTGCGTTAGCGGGCTCGCTACAACTCGATCAAGTGAAGCAGCTAGTGCAGCAGGGCGTCGTTGCCGATTGCTGGGGAGTTCGCGGCGACGTCTGCGTGCGCGGTGTCGCCCCTGCTCAGCAACGTGCGGGGGCACTTGACGCAGGTCGTGTGGAGAGTTGGATGCAAGGACTCAAGCTGTTGGCCCTCGGGCCGCAGCACGGTGCAGCCGCTGCGCCGAGGGTCACCGGTTCAGCAGCGTTGTTCCGATAG